The Caballeronia sp. Lep1P3 genome segment CCGGGCGCGGGACCGCCGTTGATGTCCGCCGCCGTATAGCCGTTGTAGCGCACCACCATCTCGGGGCCGTAAGTCGGCGTCACTTTGACGAGCGACGACAAAGGCACCATGTCGCCATTCGCGTTACGCGTCTTGAGCAAGCCGATGTCTTCCGGATTCGCGCGAAACGGCGCATCGGCCTGCACGCGCACCTGATACACGCGTCCGAAGCGATTGAAGTCGTTCACGTAGAGCGAGCCGAGATAGACCTGCATCGTGTCGAAAACATCGGTGACGGAGACGCCCAGCTGCTTCGCCTTCACGCGGTCCAGATCGACGTTCAACTGTGGAACGTTGATCTGATAGCTGGAAAACGTGGGTCCGAGTTCAGGCGTTTGCGATGCGCGCTTGATGAAGGCCTGCGTCGCATCGGCGAGCGCCGCATAGCCGAGCGCGCCGCGATCCTCGAGCTGCATCTTGAAGCCGCCGAGCGTGCCGAGGCCAAGCACCGGCGGCGGCGGAAACACGGCGATAAAGGAACCCTTGATGCCCGCATATTTTTGATTCAGCGCGCCGGCGATCGCGTTCGCGGAGAGCGCCTTGTCGTGCACGCGCTCCTTGAACGGCTTGAGCGTGACGAACACGATGCCCGCGCTCGACGAATTCGTGAAGCCATTCACCGACAAGCCCGGAAATTCCACCGCGCTTTCCACGCCCGGCTGCTTCATCGCGATGTCGGTCATCTCGCGAATCACGCCTTCGGTGCGATCGAGCGATGCGCCATTCGGCAACTGCGCGAAGCTGATCAGATACTCCTTGTCCTGCGCGGGCACGAAGCCGCCCGGCACGACCCTGCTCATCAGCACCGCGCCGCCGAGCAGCACCGCGTAGACGACCATCATCAGCGCCTTGCGGTTGATGACGCTCTTCACGCCCTTGCCATACGCATCCGAGCCGCGATGAAACACCGTGTTGAAGCGCCGGAAGAAGCCGCCGAACACGCGGTCCATGACGCGCGTGAGCCAGTCCTTCGGCTCGTTGTGGCCTTTCAGCAAAAGCGCGGCCAGTGCGGGCGACAGTGTGAGCGAATTGAACGCGGAGATCACCGTCGAAATGGCGATGGTCATCGCGAACTGCTTGTAGAACTGGCCCGTCAATCCGGACATGAACGCGAGCGGCACGAACACGGCAACCAGCGTCAATGCAATCGCGATGATCGGCCCGCTGACTTCGCGCATGGCCTGATACGTGGCTTCTCTTGCTGACAAGCCCGCTTCGATGTTGCGCTCCACGTTCTCCACGACGACGATCGCATCGTCCACGACGATCCCGATGGCGAGCACCATGCCGAAGAGCGACAGCGCATTGATCGAGAAGCCAAACGCCAGCAGCAGCGAGAACGTCCCGACGATCGATACCGGCACCGCGAGCAGCGGAATGATGGATGCGCGCCACGTTTGCAGGAACACGATCACCACGAGCACGACGAGCGCAATGGCTTCCGCAAGCGTATGAATGACCGCTTCGATGCTCGAGCGCACGAACTGCGTCGGGTCATAGACGATCTGGTATTCGAGGCCCGCGGGCATGTCCGCCTGCAACTCCTTCATCGTCTTGCGCACTTCATCGGAGATTTGCAGCGAGTTCGCACCCGGCTGCTGATTGATCGCAATGGCCACCGCCGACTTGTTGTCGAGCAGCGAGCGCAAGCCGTATTCGGACGCAGCGAGTTCCACGCGCGCGACATCGCCGAGATGCGTGACCGCGCCATCGGGCGAAGTCTTCAGCACGATGTCGCGAAACTCCGACTCGTTTTGCAGGCGGCCGCGCGCGTTCACGTTCAATTGCAGCGGCACGTTGGGCAGCGTGGGCGATCCACCGATCACGCCCGCCGCGACCTGCACGTTCTGCTCGCGAATGGCGTTGACGACATCGGTGGCGGTGAGGCCGCGCTGCGCGACCTTTTGCGGATCGAGCCAGACGCGCATCGAGTAATCGCCGGAGCCCCAAAGCTGCACTTCGCCGACGCCCGTAATGCGCTCGAGCCTGTCCTTTACGTTGATCAGCGCGTAATTGCGCAGATACGTCATGTCGTATCGGCCGTTCGGCGAGTTGAGGTGGACGACCATCGTGAGCGTCGGCGAGGACTTGATCGTCGTCACGCCAAGACGCTGAACGTCCTGCGGCAAGCGCGGCAACGCCTGATTCACGCGGTTCTGCACGAGTTGCGTGTTCTTGTCGGGATCGGTGCCGAGCTTGAACGTGACCGTGGTCGTGAGGTTGCCGTCGCTATTGGCCTGCGACTGCATGTAGAGCATGTCCTCTACGCCGTTGATCTGCTCTTCGAGCGGCGACGCCACCGTTTCCGCGATCACCTTCGGGTTCGCGCCCGGGTACTGCGCATGCACGACGACCGAAGGCGGCACCACTTCCGGGTACTCGGAAATGGGCAGCCTGAACATCGCGATGATGCCCGCGAGCAGCACCACCACCGATAGCACGCCCGCGAAGATCGGGCGGTCGATGAAGAATTTGGATATGTTCATGACGAGTATTTTTCGTTAGCAATCCGATGCATCACTGCGCGGATGCCGTCTTCACGAGAGGCGCATCGCCGCTATTGTTCATCGCGACGGCGTTGACCTTGACGACATCGTTCGGGCGCACGCGCTGCAAGCCGTTCACTACGATGCGCTCGCCCGGTTGCAGTCCCTTCGCGATGACGCGCAAGCCGTCATGCGTCTGCCCGAGCGTGACTTCGCGATACTGCGCGTGATTGTCCTTGTCGACGACCATCACGTACTTCTTGTCCTGATCCGTGCCGATCGCGGCATCGTCGACGAGCACGGCCGCATGCGGCGTGCCGCCGCCCACCTTCACGCGCGCATAGAGGCCGGGCACGAGCGAGCCATCGGGATTGTTGAAGCGCGCGCGAACGCGGATCGTGCCGGAGGTCGTGTCGAGCCGGTTATCGACGGAATCGACGACGCCCTCGCGCGAATAGCCGTCCTCGTTCGCAAGGCCGAGCGAGACCGGCACGGTGCTGCCGGCATCGCGGCCCAGATAGCGCAGGTACGTCTGCTCGTCGACGTCGAACGATGCGTAGATCGGCGAGACGGAGACGAGCGTCGTCAGAAGCGGCGCATTCGCGCCCGTCGAAACGATATTGCCGACGGTCAGTTCCGCACGCGACACGCGGCCCGACACGGGCGCCACGATGCGCGTGTAGGCGAGATTGATCTTCGCGGCTTCGAGCGCGGCCTGCGCTGCCTTCAGATTGGCGACGGCCTCGCGCGCGGCGTTCTGCTTTTCGTCGTAATCGCGCTTGGCGATGGCGTTGTCCGCAAGCAGACGCTCGGCGCGCGCCGCATCGGTCGACGTATAGCCGTTGCGCGCCTGTGCCGCCGCGAGCTGCGCCTGAGCGCGATCGACCTCGGCTTCGTAGGGGCGCGGATCGATGGTAAAGAGCGGATCGCCCTTGTTCACGAGCGCGCCATCCTTGAAATGCACCGCGACGATCGTGCCGGGCACGAGCGGGCGAATGTCGACGTGATCCACCGCTTCGAGCCTGCCGGAATAGCTCTGCCAGTCCGTGATGGTCTTCGAAACGACGGTCGCGACATCGACTTCGGTGGCGGTCGGGCCCTTGGCGGCGGCGTGCGCTTCGTTGATCGCCGCGTCGCCGTGGCCGCGCCACGCGGTATAACCGCCCGCGCCTGCAATGACCAGCGCAGCGCCTAGCGCGGCGTAGATGCGTTTGCGAGTGAAGAACATGATGTGAGAACTCCAGTTGCGTTGAATATGTTTTTTTTGGTGCGTGGCCTGCGCTCACCGGGTGCGCGCAAGCCGCTTCCTGAAGAAAGCGACGACATCGGCGAGTGCATCGGGATGCGCGGCAAGCGCCTGATGCGACGCGTTGCAATGCCGCGTCACTTCGGTCGGCACGCCCGCCGCGATCAATTCCGCTGCGTATTTCTCCGCTTCGATATGCAAGAGGTCATGCTCCGCGCTCGCGATCAATGCAGGAGGCAGGCCAGCGAGACGCCGCGATTCGAGCGGCGCGGCATACGGATGCAAACGTTGCGACGGATTCGGCAGATACGCGCGATAACAGCGCGCGCATTCGCTCAGTGCGAGATCGGCACACACGACCTTGCGCTCATCCGCGACGCGCGTCATGCTCGGGTCCAGCAGCGGCGCAAGCAGCGCCTGCGCGGACAGGCGGATATCGCCGCGATCGCGTGCTATCGCGGCCACGCACGTCGCGAGATTGCCGCCCGCATCGTGGCCCGCCACGCCCATGCGCTCTCCATCGGCGCGCTGCGCGCGTGCATGCGCGACGACCCATTGCGCCGCGCGATAGCCGTCTTCGGGCGCCGCCGGAAACGGATACTGCGGCGCGAGCGAATAGCCGACGGACACGACCCACGCCGGCGTATCGCGTGCGATGGTCGCGGCGGCGATGTCGGCATCATCCAGACCGCCGTGTGTAAAACCGCCGCCATGAAAATAGAGGACGATGGGCAACACCGTGCCATCCGACGCGGGGCGATAGCTTCGCAACGCAATGGGCTGCGCGTGTCCGGCGATGTGCACCTCTTCGATGCACAGCCTCGGACGCGACTCCTGTTCCAGCAGTGTTGCCATGGTTATTTCGTGCAGGGCCTCGCACGCAAGGCCCACGAGCATAAGTTGCGATGCTGCGAATTCTGGAGTCCACGCCTTTTTAGATAAATGCCTATAATCCGGCAACACAATTCGGTCGCACCGAACAATAGTCGTTAAGTCCTTTAGCCGTTCGCTTGCCCCTGACTTAGCCACCCGCTTAATTCCCTGCGTCATTCAGCATTGAAGGTACGAGAACATGGATCGCCTACAAGCAATGCAGGTCTTTACACGCGTCGTCGATACGAACAGCTTTTCGCGGGCGGCGGATACGCTCGATTTGCCGCGCGCATCGGTCACGACGATCATTCAGAACCTCGAAGCCTTTCTCAATGTGCGCCTGCTTCAGCGCACTACGCGCAGGCTCAATCTCACGCCGGACGGCGCGGCGTATTACGAGCGTTGCGTGCGCATTCTCGCGGACATCGAAGAAGCGGAGAGCACCTTCTCGAACAATGGAAAGGGTCCGCATGGCAAGCTGAGAGTCGATATGCCGGGCGCGATCGGGCGCCTGATCGTCATGCCTCAGCTATGCGATTTCCATACGCGCTATCCGGATATCGAGCTGATGATGGGCTTCGGCGACAAACCCGTCGATCTCATTCAGGAAGGCGTGGATTGCGTCATTCGCGTCGGCACGCTGCAGGATTCGAGTCTCGTCGCGCGGCGCATCGGCGTGTTTCAGGGCGT includes the following:
- a CDS encoding efflux RND transporter periplasmic adaptor subunit; the protein is MFFTRKRIYAALGAALVIAGAGGYTAWRGHGDAAINEAHAAAKGPTATEVDVATVVSKTITDWQSYSGRLEAVDHVDIRPLVPGTIVAVHFKDGALVNKGDPLFTIDPRPYEAEVDRAQAQLAAAQARNGYTSTDAARAERLLADNAIAKRDYDEKQNAAREAVANLKAAQAALEAAKINLAYTRIVAPVSGRVSRAELTVGNIVSTGANAPLLTTLVSVSPIYASFDVDEQTYLRYLGRDAGSTVPVSLGLANEDGYSREGVVDSVDNRLDTTSGTIRVRARFNNPDGSLVPGLYARVKVGGGTPHAAVLVDDAAIGTDQDKKYVMVVDKDNHAQYREVTLGQTHDGLRVIAKGLQPGERIVVNGLQRVRPNDVVKVNAVAMNNSGDAPLVKTASAQ
- a CDS encoding alpha/beta hydrolase fold domain-containing protein, yielding MATLLEQESRPRLCIEEVHIAGHAQPIALRSYRPASDGTVLPIVLYFHGGGFTHGGLDDADIAAATIARDTPAWVVSVGYSLAPQYPFPAAPEDGYRAAQWVVAHARAQRADGERMGVAGHDAGGNLATCVAAIARDRGDIRLSAQALLAPLLDPSMTRVADERKVVCADLALSECARCYRAYLPNPSQRLHPYAAPLESRRLAGLPPALIASAEHDLLHIEAEKYAAELIAAGVPTEVTRHCNASHQALAAHPDALADVVAFFRKRLARTR
- a CDS encoding efflux RND transporter permease subunit, which gives rise to MNISKFFIDRPIFAGVLSVVVLLAGIIAMFRLPISEYPEVVPPSVVVHAQYPGANPKVIAETVASPLEEQINGVEDMLYMQSQANSDGNLTTTVTFKLGTDPDKNTQLVQNRVNQALPRLPQDVQRLGVTTIKSSPTLTMVVHLNSPNGRYDMTYLRNYALINVKDRLERITGVGEVQLWGSGDYSMRVWLDPQKVAQRGLTATDVVNAIREQNVQVAAGVIGGSPTLPNVPLQLNVNARGRLQNESEFRDIVLKTSPDGAVTHLGDVARVELAASEYGLRSLLDNKSAVAIAINQQPGANSLQISDEVRKTMKELQADMPAGLEYQIVYDPTQFVRSSIEAVIHTLAEAIALVVLVVIVFLQTWRASIIPLLAVPVSIVGTFSLLLAFGFSINALSLFGMVLAIGIVVDDAIVVVENVERNIEAGLSAREATYQAMREVSGPIIAIALTLVAVFVPLAFMSGLTGQFYKQFAMTIAISTVISAFNSLTLSPALAALLLKGHNEPKDWLTRVMDRVFGGFFRRFNTVFHRGSDAYGKGVKSVINRKALMMVVYAVLLGGAVLMSRVVPGGFVPAQDKEYLISFAQLPNGASLDRTEGVIREMTDIAMKQPGVESAVEFPGLSVNGFTNSSSAGIVFVTLKPFKERVHDKALSANAIAGALNQKYAGIKGSFIAVFPPPPVLGLGTLGGFKMQLEDRGALGYAALADATQAFIKRASQTPELGPTFSSYQINVPQLNVDLDRVKAKQLGVSVTDVFDTMQVYLGSLYVNDFNRFGRVYQVRVQADAPFRANPEDIGLLKTRNANGDMVPLSSLVKVTPTYGPEMVVRYNGYTAADINGGPAPGYSSGQAQAAAERIAAEVLPRGIKFEWTDLTYQQILAGNAALWVFPISVLLVFLVLAALYESLTLPLAVILIVPMSILSALLGVWLTDGDNNIFTQIGLMVLVGLSAKNAILIVEFARELEMQGRSIVQAAIEASRLRLRPILMTSIAFIMGVVPLVLSSGAGSEMRHAMGVAVFFGMLGVTLFGLMLTPVFYVILRKLSRAEHVTDKHGTHPQMRGIGASYEAQ